Proteins encoded within one genomic window of Humulus lupulus chromosome 1, drHumLupu1.1, whole genome shotgun sequence:
- the LOC133814280 gene encoding uncharacterized protein LOC133814280, with product MVKSVPVWIRLNGLGLQYWGKNSLSALVSTIGKPIMVDKVTQSRAMVIYARVLVDMEISDHPPKIIAYINEQGQLVEQMVEYEWLPSKCVACAQLGHIVANCNKGNENRVHNATITDADDRGERLYMGFESKESKQGTHISTQLDGTGRNDSAGNWITPKRRGPKQEVAAHHKAAVAPSKANSRWNVRGMNKKEKQKAILDVCKENKDYFSSSITSGRILVIWQAKFVKVDILLEDPQLVHCKIKVCGQQEVFFATVVYGSNSMEERKILWDKLANISHLNNPWIIFGDFNAMFSFQDRNGGRQILAKDIVDAQDWLALGQVEEFKCSGAHFTWSNKHDIGDQIFSKLDRVFTNVSWLDLFPKTEACFKCDCVSDHSCCIIESQELNKVGIKPFRFCNHWLHYRRFKETVLESWNSTSGSGRGLNQIVQKLFRVKHVLKRFKREEVGDVVLDYKLAKEELSNAQEALATNPSDHTMHQAVIQVQQKFTVMQNRYSSFLKQQSKVNWVVFSDDNSKYFHAVMRKRRIENRITSFTTGDKIEDDYEKVVKHFLSHFENFMGRSSSATKEMDLECLNQGNRLTMEQQVRLLRPFSKNDVKKALFSIHSSKSPGLDGFGSSFFKGLWGNIGAKISQAVLDFFQDGFLPKTMNETVISLIPKVADPKSASDYRPIACFNTLYKCISKLLCTRLSEVLPFLVHSNQGAFIKNRSLAHNIMIFQDLLKGYTRKNISARCIMKIDLSKAYDTVDWHFVEELLKNLYDLIIFCKGNINSVRGIQEAFKKLCDSAGLSANKAKSHIFFGGVKEEIKIKILGLMQMEEGSFPLKYLGVHLQPTKWKASDYGVILDKLNKNLNYWASRNLSFASRAQLIHSVMLGIRNFWMSIFILPYKVTAALDKCCRDFLWGSKGSRSKLHLPSWEKVFLPKKLGGIGFREGKKWNMALMAKFIWASSRKQDCLWVRWINSIYLKDHNIWSIPIKQDMSWYFKKLLRLRNKCIFDSVCNSARSVSFEIRKVVKCRILGMGLHIFSKKDRYLLNVVKGW from the exons ATGGTTAAGTCTGTTCCGGTGTGGATTCGGTTGAATGGTTTGGGATTGCAATATtggggaaaaaatagtctcagTGCTCTGGTGAGTACTATTGGCAAACCGATAATGGTGGACAAGGTGACTCAGAGTAGAGCGATGGTGATATATGCTCGGGTTTTGGTGGATATGGAGATTTCGGATCACCCTCCTAAAATTATTGCTTATATCAATGAACAGGGACAGTTAGTCGAACAAATGGTTGAGTATGAATGGCTCCCATCTAAGTGTGTTGCTTGTGCTCAATTAGGGCATATAGTGGCTAATTGTAACAAGGGGAATG AAAACAGAGTGCATAATGCTACAATTACTGATGCAGACGATAGGGGTGAGAGATTGTACATGGGCTTTGAGTCAAAGGAGAGTAAACAGGGTACTCACATCTCTACTCAGTTAGATGGAACTGGCAGAAATGACAGTGCTGGCAATTGGATTACTCCAAAAAGACGAGGGCCTAAACAGGAAGTGGCAGCTCATCACAAGGCAGCTGTAGCTCCAAGCAAGGCTAATTCGA GGTGGAATGTGAGGGGTATGAATAAAAAAGAGAAGCAAAAAGCTATTCTAGATGTGTGTAAGGAGAATAAG GATTACTTTTCTAGTTCTATCACTTCTGGTAGGATTTTGGTTATTTGGCAAGCTAAGTTTGTGAAGGTTGACATATTGCTCGAGGATCCTCAACTTGTTCATTGCAAAATAAAAGTTTGTGGCCAGCAGGAGGTTTTCTTTGCTACGGTAGTTTACGGTAGTAACTCTATGGAGGAGAGGAAAATTTTATGGGACAAGTTAGCTAACATTAGTCATCTGAATAATCCTTGGATTATATTCGGGGATTTTAATGCTATGTTTAGCTTCCAGGACAGGAATGGTGGGAGACAAATTTTAGCTAAAGATATTGTTGATGCTCAAGACTGGCTGGCTTTAGGCCAAGTGGAAGAATTTAAATGTTCTGGTGCGCACTTTACTTGGTCCAATAAACATGATATAGGTGACCAGATTTTTTCCAAGCTTGATCGAGTGTTTACTAATGTTTCGTGGCTGGACTTGTTCCCTAAAACTGAAGCTTGCTTTAAATGTGACTGTGTTTCTGACCATAGCTGCTGTATTATTGAAAGTCAGGAGTTGAACAAGGTGGGGATCAAACCTTTTAGATTTTGTAATCACTGGTTGCATTACAGAAGGTTCAAAGAGACTGTTTTGGAAAGCTGGAATTCTACTTCAGGTTCGGGAAGGGGTCTTAATCAGATCGTTCAGAAGCTTTTTAGAGTTAAACATGTGTTGAAACGTTTTAAAAGGGAAGAGGTTGGTGATGTTGTTTTGGATTACAAGCTGGCTAAGGAGGAGCTTAGTAATGCTCAGGAGGCCTTGGCTACTAATCCTTCTGACCATACTATGCATCAAGCTGTTATTCAAGTTCAGCAGAAGTTTACAGTTATGCAGAATCGTTACTCTAGCTTTCTCAAGCAGCAGAGTAAAGTTAACTGGGTAGTTTTCAGTGATGATAACTCGAAATACTTCCATGCGGTTATGCGGAAAAGAAGAATAGAAAACAGAATCACTTCTTTTACTACTGGTGATAAAATTGAAGATGATTATGAGAAAGTTGTAAAGCATTTTCTCTCCCATTTTGAGAACTTTATGGGGAGGAGTAGTTCGGCTACCAAGGAGATGGATTTAGAATGTTTGAACCAGGGAAATAGACTGACTATGGAGCAGCAAGTCCGTTTATTAAGGCCGTTTAGTAAGAATGATGTGAAGAAGGCACTTTTCAGCATTCATTCTTCTAAAAGTCCTGGGTTGGATGGTTTTGGATCAAGCTTTTTCAAGGGGTTATGGGGGAACATTGGAGCTAAAATATCTCAAGCTGTGTTAGATTTTTTCCAGGATGGTTTTTTGCCGAAAACAATGAATGAAACGGTGATTTCCCTCATTCCTAAGGTAGCAGACCCGAAATCAGCTAGTGATTACAGGCCTATTGCTTGTTTCAATACACTTTATAAGTGTATATCGAAGTTGCTTTGTACTAGGCTTTCGGAAGTGCTTCCTTTCCTTGTTCATAGCAACCAAGGGGCCTTCATTAAGAATAGAAGTCTTGCTCATAATATTATGATCTTCCAGGATCTCCTAAAAGGGTACACTAGGAAGAATATTTCAGCAAGATGTATAATGAAGATCGATCTTAGCAAAGCCTACGATACAGTCGATTGGCACTTTGTGGAGGAGCTGCTTAAGAATCTTT ATGACTTGATTATTTTTTGTAAAGGCAATATCAATTCGGTGAGAGGCATTCAAGAAGCTTTCAAGAAGTTATGTGATTCTGCAGGTCTTTCTGCGAATAAAGCGAAATCTCATATCTTTTTTGGAGGAGTTAAAGAAGAAATTAAAATCAAGATTCTTGGCCTGATGCAAATGGAAGAAGGTTCATTTCCTTTGAAGTATTTAGGGGTTCATCTTCAGCCTACTAAATGGAAGGCTTCAGACTATGGGGTGATTTTGGATAAACTGAACAAGAATCTCAACTATTGGGCGAGTAGGAATTTATCGTTTGCTAGTCGTGCTCAACTTATTCACTCGGTTATGCTTGGTATTAGGAACTTTTGGATGAGTATTTTCATTCTGCCTTATAAAGTTACAGCTGCCTTAGATAAATGCTGTCGAGACTTCCTCTGGGGTTCAAAAGGGAGTAGGAGTAAGCTTCATCTCCCTTCTTGGGAGAAGGTTTTTCTCCCGAAAAAGTTGGGTGGTATTGGTTTTCGTGAAGGCAAGAAATGGAACATGGCTTTGATGGCCAAGTTCATATGGGCTTCCTCTAGAAAGCAAGACTGCCTTTGGGTTAGATGGATCAACTCCATTTACCTTAAGGATCATAACATTTGGAGTATTCCTATTAAGCAAGATATGAGTTGGTATTTTAAGAAGCTGCTAAGGCTTAG GAACAAGTGTATCTTTGATTCTGTGTGTAACTCGGCTAGAAGTGTTAGCTTTGAAATTAGGAAAGTTGTTAAATGTAGAATCTTGGGTATGGGTCTACATATCTTTAGCAAAAAAGACAGATATTTGCTCAATGTTGTAAAGGGTTGGTAA